In one window of Bemisia tabaci chromosome 4, PGI_BMITA_v3 DNA:
- the LOC109042397 gene encoding uncharacterized protein: protein MDFRVVLLMTICIQALLAAPLSSSDDEGYKEEPKGPLTEDQKERMAKNLENLKNSGEELKKQMQKLTDKYPGLDKMTDALVDAVYKEVAGFTDFNIKRRADPNNKSPFTRYRKSFDSLKDRHYGFLDTLRDTFGQKAPQAKTPSLPSASPHSARRSSCQGRYRGTPPRVRRTTYPFGPREIVGPQEKKPENWTLCSQLRVVHLQFSINADCNLQK from the exons ATGGATTTTCGTGTAGTTTTACTCATGACAATATGCATTCAA GCACTTTTGGCCGCGCCACTAAGTTCATCCGACGATGAAGGATACAAAGAGGAACCAAAAGGGCCTTTAACGGAGGATCAAAAGGAGCGAATGGCAAAAAATCTGGAGAATCTGAAAAACTCAGGAGAAGAATTGAAGAAGCAGATGCAGAAACTCACCGATAAATATCCAG GTTTGGATAAAATGACTGACGCCCTGGTTGACGCGGTATACAAGGAGGTGGCAGGATTCACGGACTTCAACATCAAGCGCCGGGCCGACCCGAATAACAAATCTCCGTTCACGCGATATCGGAAATCTTTTGACAGCCTGAAAGATCGTCATTATGGATTTTTGGACACCTTGCGCGATACCTTTGGTCAGAAGGCACCTCAAGCTAAGACCCCATCACTCCCATCAGCCTCCCCTCATTCCGCGAGACGCAGCAGTTGTCAAGGTCGATATCGCGGGACTCCTCCAAGAGTCCGCCGCACAACATACCCTTTTGGACCCCGTGAAATAGTTGGACCTCAAgagaaaaaaccggaaaattgGACCCTTTGTTCGCAGTTACGAGTAGTTCACTTACAGTTTTCAATTAATGCTGACTGTAATCTTCAGAAATAA